A window of the Syntrophothermus lipocalidus DSM 12680 genome harbors these coding sequences:
- the mraY gene encoding phospho-N-acetylmuramoyl-pentapeptide-transferase — protein MHGIVTDTVVAAGISILICVVMGPFVIPLLRRLRAGQSIRDDGPKRHLAKAGTPTMGGIMMITAVLFASLILAGNSLEVLACVLVTVAFGAVGFWDDYIKVVLKRSLGLRAREKLGLQLLISLIFGFILVVVLGRGTEVAVPFTGFGVELGPFYMVLLVLVLISTANAVNLTDGLDGLAAGVTFFVALGYVVISIATSHFSLAVFSGALAGACLGFLIFNHYPARVFMGDTGSMALGGAVAALAAITKSEIALLVIGGLYVLEALSVIVQVLSFQLTGRRVFLMAPLHHHFELKGWSEAKVVLVFWTVSLAFVVLGLLGFRNLG, from the coding sequence GTGCATGGGATTGTGACAGACACGGTGGTAGCTGCCGGGATATCGATCCTTATCTGTGTGGTGATGGGACCCTTTGTCATCCCGCTTCTGCGCAGACTCAGAGCTGGACAGAGTATCAGGGATGACGGGCCTAAACGTCATTTGGCTAAAGCCGGTACCCCTACTATGGGGGGCATTATGATGATCACGGCAGTCTTATTCGCTTCCCTTATCCTGGCAGGGAATAGTCTTGAGGTGCTGGCTTGTGTGCTGGTTACAGTGGCTTTTGGAGCCGTGGGATTCTGGGACGATTACATTAAAGTGGTGCTGAAAAGATCCCTCGGTTTAAGGGCGCGAGAAAAACTTGGCCTGCAACTGCTCATTAGCTTGATATTCGGATTCATACTGGTTGTGGTCCTGGGAAGAGGAACCGAGGTGGCAGTTCCTTTTACCGGCTTCGGTGTTGAGCTGGGACCTTTTTATATGGTACTGCTAGTTTTGGTATTAATCAGCACTGCCAATGCCGTAAACCTCACCGACGGGTTAGATGGATTAGCGGCCGGAGTAACCTTTTTTGTGGCTTTGGGGTATGTGGTAATAAGTATTGCAACTTCTCATTTCAGCCTGGCCGTTTTTTCGGGTGCTCTAGCCGGGGCCTGTCTCGGATTTCTGATCTTTAACCATTATCCTGCTCGTGTGTTCATGGGTGACACTGGGTCAATGGCCTTGGGAGGGGCGGTTGCCGCTCTAGCTGCTATTACTAAGTCTGAGATAGCCCTTCTGGTCATCGGGGGGCTATATGTACTGGAAGCCTTGAGTGTTATAGTTCAGGTGCTATCTTTTCAGCTGACTGGCCGGCGTGTCTTTTTAATGGCTCCTTTGCACCACCATTTTGAGCTCAAGGGTTGGTCGGAGGCAAAAGTGGTTTTGGTTTTTTGGACAGTATCGCTTGCTTTTGTGGTGCTGGGACTACTAGGTTTTAGAAACCTGGGGTAG
- the murD gene encoding UDP-N-acetylmuramoyl-L-alanine--D-glutamate ligase: protein MKIRGKKFIVIGLAKSGVAVARTLARRGGRVTVYDQKAEEQLGKALAELAEFDVKKVLGEELTIKPGEYDLAVVSPGVSMDAEVVRRVIEAGTPVIGEIELAYHLKNDAVEIVAITGTNGKTTTTAFVAEILDKSGVNTAACGNIGVPLISVIDEIEHGVVSVEVSSFQLETIREFHPRVAAVLNITPDHLDRHGTMEQYVEAKAKILSNQGPDDFSVLNYEDAWVRRLKTEAKSQVIFFSTARRLPRGVYVEDGKIKARLYDDEVVICPRENVALRGEHNLENVLCAVGIAIALGVKPDTIADTLRSFKGVRHRLEEVRRVNGVLYVNDSKGTNPESTIKALQAFQEPVILIAGGRNKGADFTVLSRVIKDKVRHLVLVGEASLLIREKVLEQGFQHIDVAKSFEEAVYRAKELARPGDVVLLSPACASWDMFNSFEERGDLFCQLVNSLEEERV, encoded by the coding sequence ATGAAAATCAGGGGTAAAAAGTTTATTGTAATAGGTTTGGCTAAAAGCGGGGTAGCTGTTGCCCGGACGCTGGCCCGAAGAGGAGGAAGGGTTACGGTTTATGATCAGAAGGCAGAAGAGCAGCTAGGAAAAGCTTTGGCAGAGCTGGCGGAATTCGACGTGAAAAAGGTGCTAGGAGAAGAACTGACGATTAAGCCAGGGGAGTATGACTTGGCGGTGGTTAGTCCCGGGGTATCCATGGACGCGGAAGTGGTACGGAGGGTGATTGAAGCGGGTACTCCGGTCATAGGAGAGATCGAGCTGGCTTACCATTTGAAAAACGATGCAGTAGAAATAGTAGCAATAACCGGGACCAACGGAAAAACGACTACTACAGCTTTTGTAGCAGAGATACTCGACAAATCTGGTGTCAATACCGCTGCATGTGGTAACATCGGGGTTCCGTTGATATCGGTTATTGACGAGATAGAGCATGGGGTAGTCTCGGTAGAGGTTTCGAGCTTCCAGTTGGAGACGATCAGGGAGTTTCACCCTCGAGTAGCGGCTGTACTAAACATAACCCCCGATCATCTCGACCGTCACGGTACTATGGAACAATACGTGGAAGCCAAAGCCAAGATTTTGAGCAATCAGGGTCCGGACGATTTTTCGGTGTTGAACTACGAAGATGCCTGGGTTAGGAGACTGAAAACTGAAGCCAAGTCTCAAGTCATCTTTTTCTCTACAGCCCGGAGGTTGCCTCGCGGGGTTTATGTGGAAGATGGTAAAATAAAGGCCCGGTTGTACGATGATGAGGTAGTTATCTGTCCGAGGGAGAATGTTGCCCTACGCGGGGAGCACAACCTTGAAAACGTGCTGTGCGCTGTCGGGATAGCCATAGCTCTGGGTGTTAAACCAGATACTATCGCGGACACTTTGCGTAGTTTCAAGGGAGTGAGGCACCGGCTGGAAGAAGTCAGGCGAGTCAATGGTGTGCTCTATGTAAACGACTCAAAAGGTACTAACCCAGAATCGACCATTAAGGCCCTGCAGGCGTTTCAGGAACCGGTGATCCTTATTGCCGGAGGAAGAAACAAAGGGGCGGATTTCACTGTCTTGTCCCGGGTGATAAAGGATAAAGTCAGGCACCTGGTGTTGGTGGGTGAAGCCAGTCTTCTAATCAGGGAAAAAGTACTGGAACAGGGATTTCAGCATATAGATGTGGCGAAAAGCTTCGAAGAGGCTGTTTATAGAGCAAAAGAATTGGCCCGGCCCGGGGACGTAGTCTTACTATCTCCAGCCTGTGCGAGCTGGGACATGTTCAACAGTTTCGAAGAGCGAGGAGATCTGTTTTGCCAACTGGTAAATTCCCTGGAGGAGGAACGGGTTTGA
- the ftsW gene encoding putative lipid II flippase FtsW encodes MRRKQGPPDFVLFITTLMLIAIGVIMVFSSSSVTANVRYHDPYYFFKRQVLWVAIALPVMWVVTKINYSRLKDLAVPALIVALVCLILVLFTPSVKGSTRWLGVGFLRFNPSEMAKLCLVLFLASSLSQNTERLSSLTRGIFPYVLFIGVICLLVMMQPDLGTTFIILVTALTMLAMAGARMTHMGLLGMAGAVLVAVAIFFESYRLKRFLAFLDPWKDPSGSGFQTIQSLYALGSGGLFGMGLGRSRQKFFYLPEQHTDFIFAILGEELGFLGTSLVLMLFLLLAWRGYRIALNAPDNFGALLAAGITTMIVFQAAVNIGVVSGVLPVTGIPLPFISYGGSSLLFILIGVGLLLNISRYAGYR; translated from the coding sequence TTGAGAAGGAAACAAGGGCCTCCAGACTTTGTTCTTTTCATAACCACGCTGATGCTGATAGCTATAGGCGTAATAATGGTCTTTAGCTCCAGTTCGGTTACCGCCAACGTGCGCTATCACGATCCCTATTATTTTTTTAAACGCCAGGTTTTATGGGTGGCAATTGCTTTGCCGGTCATGTGGGTAGTCACCAAGATAAACTATTCGCGGCTAAAGGACTTAGCAGTTCCAGCCCTAATAGTGGCGTTGGTATGTTTGATACTGGTTCTGTTCACTCCTTCGGTAAAGGGCTCGACCCGCTGGTTGGGCGTAGGGTTCTTGAGGTTTAACCCGTCTGAGATGGCCAAACTGTGCCTGGTGCTGTTTCTAGCCTCAAGCCTTAGCCAAAATACGGAGAGATTGTCTTCTCTAACCCGAGGTATTTTCCCTTATGTGCTATTTATCGGAGTCATTTGCTTGTTAGTTATGATGCAACCCGATTTAGGCACCACTTTTATCATCCTGGTTACCGCTTTGACCATGCTGGCCATGGCCGGGGCCCGGATGACTCATATGGGTCTATTAGGGATGGCCGGAGCCGTTTTGGTGGCAGTTGCTATTTTTTTCGAGAGCTACCGGCTCAAGCGGTTTCTTGCCTTCCTTGATCCCTGGAAGGATCCGAGTGGCTCCGGTTTTCAGACCATCCAATCCTTGTACGCTCTGGGCTCTGGGGGTTTGTTCGGGATGGGGCTGGGGCGCAGCCGCCAAAAATTCTTTTACCTGCCGGAACAGCACACGGATTTCATTTTCGCTATACTGGGGGAGGAATTGGGTTTTCTCGGAACCAGTCTGGTTTTAATGTTGTTCCTGTTGCTGGCCTGGAGAGGTTATAGAATTGCCTTGAACGCTCCAGATAATTTCGGGGCACTGCTGGCAGCCGGCATAACCACCATGATTGTGTTTCAAGCGGCGGTGAATATAGGAGTGGTTTCAGGAGTCCTACCGGTGACAGGAATACCACTACCTTTTATTAGTTATGGCGGATCATCTTTGCTTTTTATTCTAATAGGGGTAGGACTTTTATTGAACATCTCTCGTTACGCCGGTTACCGTTGA
- the murG gene encoding undecaprenyldiphospho-muramoylpentapeptide beta-N-acetylglucosaminyltransferase produces MVIAGGGTGGHLYPALAIARGVKAKVPSINVLFIGTKKGLESRIIPQTEFRLQTIDIEGLNRNSMLKAVRSLLKVPQGFWQAWTILRDFAPDVVVGTGGYVSYPVVMAANLMGIKTVIHEQNAFPGLANRLLAKRADWVLLSFEEARKYLQARRVVVTGLPVRSEIMETTKKQGLEQFGFSPSVFTLVAFGGSLGAASINSAMLQVVERYIMEKVQILWITGENGYQNIKDNIAPAVWESATLRLRLLPYLQQMEYALAAADLAVCRAGAATLSELAVVGLPAILVPYPYSAENHQEKNARSLAARGAAEVIIDEFLDGDVLFKKIEELRNNPVRLKEMSAKMKAQGKPEALAQIVDIVVSCLH; encoded by the coding sequence ATGGTGATAGCAGGGGGGGGAACCGGAGGACATCTATACCCGGCTCTGGCGATCGCCAGAGGGGTGAAAGCGAAGGTTCCCTCTATTAATGTGCTCTTCATAGGCACTAAGAAAGGGTTGGAGAGCAGGATTATCCCGCAAACCGAATTCCGGTTACAAACCATAGATATAGAGGGATTGAATCGGAACTCAATGCTTAAAGCGGTTCGTTCCTTACTAAAGGTCCCGCAAGGATTCTGGCAAGCCTGGACGATTCTCAGGGATTTTGCACCGGACGTGGTGGTAGGAACTGGGGGATACGTGTCTTACCCGGTTGTGATGGCAGCGAATCTTATGGGTATTAAGACGGTTATTCACGAGCAAAACGCTTTTCCCGGCTTGGCCAACAGGCTGTTAGCCAAGAGAGCTGACTGGGTCTTGCTGAGTTTTGAAGAGGCTAGAAAGTACTTGCAGGCCAGAAGGGTGGTAGTAACCGGGCTCCCGGTTCGCAGCGAAATCATGGAAACCACCAAGAAACAAGGACTTGAGCAGTTCGGTTTTTCGCCCTCAGTCTTTACTTTGGTGGCGTTTGGAGGCAGCTTGGGGGCGGCAAGCATCAATTCAGCCATGTTACAGGTGGTTGAACGATATATAATGGAAAAAGTACAAATATTATGGATAACTGGCGAAAACGGGTATCAGAATATAAAAGACAACATAGCTCCTGCAGTGTGGGAAAGCGCGACCTTGAGGCTGAGACTTCTTCCTTATTTGCAGCAAATGGAGTACGCTTTGGCTGCTGCTGATTTGGCTGTTTGCCGGGCCGGTGCCGCTACCCTATCTGAGCTTGCAGTGGTAGGCTTACCGGCGATACTGGTTCCCTACCCGTATTCTGCTGAAAATCACCAGGAAAAAAATGCTCGAAGCCTTGCAGCTAGAGGAGCAGCCGAGGTGATAATTGACGAGTTTCTGGACGGAGATGTACTGTTTAAGAAGATAGAAGAATTGAGAAATAATCCGGTAAGATTAAAAGAAATGTCTGCCAAGATGAAAGCGCAAGGCAAACCAGAAGCTCTCGCCCAGATAGTTGATATAGTTGTTAGTTGCTTGCATTGA
- the murC gene encoding UDP-N-acetylmuramate--L-alanine ligase, with product MTVTGKRIHMVGIGGAGMSGIAVVLHEMGACVSGSDLRKSEVTKILEERGIKVYTGHAEGFLSPKTELVVVSSAIPPDNPEIQAAKRLGIPVIKRGEMLALLSNKYRGIAIAGAHGKTTTTSMISLVLEDNGLDPTFIIGGQMQRSLVNAKLGRGELFVAEADESDASFLRLHPHVAVVTNVEDDHLDYYQSEENIRSAFQQFVNQVLPEGFAVLFSGDRFLAGLKQKSRARLVYYGFDDNSDYFCREIRACGIGSAFKAYCRGQMLGDVYLKVPGIHNVLNAMAAIAVGCEVGVNFEGITRALGGFLGAKRRFEVVGKLNGITVIDDYAHHPTEIKATILAARQFHRSRLIVIFQPHRYTRTKLLGHQFGPAFQGSDMVIITDVYGAGEVPIPGVTGELIYKSAVAEGCNAVYIPAKNEVVDYVAKQLKSDDLVITMGAGDIWQTGVKLVQELSQLIPQA from the coding sequence GTGACCGTCACAGGGAAACGGATTCATATGGTAGGCATAGGTGGGGCAGGGATGAGCGGTATTGCCGTAGTTTTGCACGAGATGGGAGCCTGTGTATCCGGATCAGACCTGCGCAAAAGTGAAGTGACCAAAATCTTAGAGGAAAGAGGCATAAAGGTATATACAGGGCATGCCGAGGGTTTTCTTTCGCCGAAAACGGAGCTGGTAGTGGTGTCTTCCGCTATACCGCCTGATAACCCCGAGATTCAGGCTGCCAAACGGTTGGGCATTCCTGTCATCAAAAGGGGTGAGATGCTGGCGTTACTCTCGAATAAATACCGAGGAATAGCCATAGCAGGAGCCCACGGTAAGACCACGACTACTTCCATGATCTCGTTGGTGCTCGAAGACAACGGTTTGGATCCGACTTTTATCATCGGAGGCCAGATGCAGCGAAGCCTTGTCAACGCTAAATTGGGGCGGGGAGAGTTGTTCGTGGCTGAGGCCGACGAAAGTGACGCTTCGTTTCTTCGCCTTCACCCTCACGTCGCCGTCGTGACTAATGTTGAGGATGATCACCTGGATTATTACCAATCAGAGGAAAACATTCGGTCCGCTTTCCAACAGTTTGTAAACCAGGTTTTACCTGAAGGGTTTGCAGTTTTGTTTTCGGGAGACAGATTTCTGGCAGGGCTCAAACAGAAAAGCCGGGCTCGTCTCGTCTATTATGGATTTGACGACAACAGTGATTATTTCTGCCGCGAAATCAGAGCTTGTGGTATCGGTTCGGCTTTCAAAGCCTATTGCCGGGGGCAGATGCTGGGAGACGTGTATCTCAAGGTACCAGGGATTCACAATGTGCTTAATGCCATGGCTGCTATCGCCGTAGGATGTGAGGTGGGGGTTAATTTCGAAGGGATAACGAGGGCCTTGGGGGGTTTTTTGGGGGCCAAGAGACGTTTCGAGGTTGTAGGCAAACTTAACGGAATAACCGTAATCGATGATTACGCCCACCACCCTACCGAGATAAAGGCTACGATTCTTGCGGCTCGTCAGTTTCATAGAAGCCGCCTTATTGTTATCTTTCAACCTCACCGGTATACCAGGACAAAATTGCTGGGTCACCAATTCGGTCCGGCGTTTCAAGGGTCAGATATGGTGATCATCACTGACGTTTACGGGGCGGGAGAAGTACCTATTCCTGGAGTTACCGGTGAACTTATCTACAAGTCAGCAGTGGCTGAGGGATGCAATGCGGTGTACATCCCGGCGAAAAACGAGGTAGTCGACTATGTGGCCAAGCAGTTGAAGTCAGATGATTTGGTAATTACCATGGGCGCGGGGGATATCTGGCAGACTGGAGTTAAGCTGGTGCAGGAATTGAGTCAACTGATCCCGCAAGCATGA
- the murA gene encoding UDP-N-acetylglucosamine 1-carboxyvinyltransferase, producing the protein MARIVVKGGKGLKGSVTVSGSKNSTLPIMAACLLSTDECVLHNVPSLEDVRVMEEVLKKLGAKVKRENDSLIINPRSVDCCELPEALTRKMRASNLVMGALLGRFRKAKVSYPGGCAIGSRPMDLHIKGFRLLGCEVNEDRGYIEAEATCLKGREVLLDFPSVGATENIMMAAVGAEGTTIIRNAAREPEIVDLQSFLNRMGAKIRGAGLDTIRIEGGGSLGGVEYDVIPDRIEAGTFMVAAAITNGDVLIDNVVVEHVEPVLAKLMESGVNVIRCNGGIRVRGGHKLRPVDIKTLPFPGFPTDMQPQMMALLATVEGTSVIVETVFENRFMHVDELRRMGADIRVEGRVAVVQGKKKLTGARVEATDLRAGAALVLAGLAAEGETIVEKPFHIDRGYENLEKKLRSLGADINRDEG; encoded by the coding sequence TTGGCCAGGATTGTGGTCAAGGGAGGGAAAGGCTTAAAAGGGAGTGTTACTGTAAGCGGGTCCAAGAATTCAACTCTTCCGATAATGGCAGCTTGTTTACTTAGCACCGATGAGTGTGTCCTCCATAACGTGCCTAGTTTAGAAGATGTCCGGGTAATGGAAGAGGTTTTAAAGAAACTAGGGGCTAAGGTGAAACGAGAAAACGATAGTCTAATTATTAATCCGCGTTCAGTAGATTGTTGCGAACTGCCTGAGGCTTTGACCCGCAAGATGAGGGCTTCCAATCTAGTGATGGGGGCGTTGTTAGGAAGGTTTCGAAAGGCTAAGGTTTCCTATCCCGGGGGGTGCGCGATAGGAAGCCGGCCTATGGATTTGCACATAAAGGGCTTTAGGTTGCTGGGATGTGAAGTGAACGAAGATAGGGGGTATATAGAAGCTGAGGCGACTTGCCTGAAAGGAAGGGAAGTGCTGCTCGATTTTCCCAGCGTTGGGGCGACGGAGAACATCATGATGGCTGCGGTTGGGGCTGAAGGCACCACCATTATACGTAACGCTGCTAGGGAACCGGAGATAGTGGACCTGCAGAGTTTTCTCAACCGAATGGGAGCTAAGATTCGCGGGGCAGGGCTTGACACCATTCGCATAGAAGGTGGGGGCAGCCTAGGAGGAGTTGAATACGATGTGATTCCTGACCGGATCGAAGCTGGCACATTCATGGTAGCAGCTGCCATAACTAATGGCGATGTTCTCATCGACAATGTGGTGGTAGAGCACGTAGAACCGGTACTAGCCAAATTGATGGAATCAGGAGTAAATGTAATTCGGTGCAACGGTGGGATAAGAGTGCGAGGAGGGCACAAACTAAGGCCGGTCGATATCAAGACCCTTCCTTTTCCTGGGTTCCCGACCGACATGCAACCGCAGATGATGGCGCTGTTGGCAACAGTGGAAGGGACCAGCGTTATAGTTGAGACTGTTTTTGAAAATCGGTTTATGCACGTGGACGAATTGAGAAGAATGGGGGCAGATATACGGGTAGAAGGCAGGGTAGCCGTTGTGCAAGGAAAGAAAAAACTGACCGGCGCTAGGGTGGAAGCTACAGACCTGAGGGCTGGCGCAGCTCTGGTGTTGGCAGGGTTAGCTGCTGAAGGGGAGACTATAGTAGAAAAACCTTTTCACATCGACCGGGGTTACGAGAACCTAGAGAAAAAACTGAGGAGTTTGGGGGCTGACATAAACAGGGATGAAGGGTAG
- a CDS encoding arsenate reductase ArsC: MRSKPKVLFLCTQNSARSQMAEALMRHMYGDRFDVFSAGTNPGVVNPYAIRAMQELGVDMSSHRSKSVDEFMGQDFDYVVTVCDNARKNCPFFPGKNVIHRAFRDPAAAKGTKEEVMAVFRQIRDEIQSWLKEQFGQ; this comes from the coding sequence TTGAGAAGCAAACCAAAGGTCTTGTTCCTGTGTACCCAAAACTCAGCCCGTTCTCAGATGGCCGAAGCTCTAATGCGCCACATGTATGGGGATCGTTTTGATGTCTTCAGCGCTGGAACCAACCCCGGGGTTGTTAATCCCTATGCCATCAGGGCTATGCAGGAGTTGGGGGTAGACATGTCCAGCCACCGATCAAAAAGCGTGGATGAGTTCATGGGCCAGGATTTCGATTACGTAGTTACTGTGTGTGACAACGCTCGAAAAAACTGTCCTTTCTTTCCAGGTAAGAATGTGATTCACCGGGCTTTCCGAGATCCGGCCGCAGCTAAAGGCACCAAGGAAGAAGTCATGGCGGTATTCCGGCAGATTAGAGATGAAATACAAAGCTGGCTCAAAGAACAGTTTGGGCAGTAA
- a CDS encoding ArsR/SmtB family transcription factor, whose protein sequence is MVRESIEFCECDCIHEDTVRKVRSEMITEEVSHALAEVFRALGDPTRVKLLYALSRRELCVCDLAAVIGASESAVSHQLRLLRTQKLVRFRREGKVVYYSLADKHVEKLFQQGLEHVTE, encoded by the coding sequence GTGGTGCGAGAATCAATAGAGTTTTGCGAATGCGATTGTATTCATGAAGACACGGTAAGGAAAGTACGGAGCGAGATGATAACCGAGGAGGTAAGCCACGCGCTAGCAGAAGTCTTCAGGGCTTTGGGAGATCCCACGAGGGTCAAATTGCTTTACGCGCTGTCAAGAAGGGAATTGTGTGTGTGCGATTTGGCGGCGGTGATCGGCGCGTCCGAGTCCGCTGTTTCTCATCAACTGAGGCTTCTGCGCACCCAGAAGCTGGTCCGGTTTCGCCGGGAGGGAAAAGTAGTCTATTACTCGCTGGCAGACAAACATGTGGAAAAGCTTTTCCAGCAAGGGTTGGAACACGTCACCGAGTGA
- a CDS encoding heavy metal translocating P-type ATPase has protein sequence MDKAVTIPDAAFSADIYVRGIDCPDCAARVEQAVKGLPGVINAKVLVRSSKLAFLYDPALIEVEQVVSKVSELGYTTTKAEGCSNTGALAEGITSTIRIFGLDCGDCAAKLETGLRRIPGVKRAVVNLALSKVEVDHSGPLPEILKTIEAMGYTAKLEDRRLKSGFDGQNTATSKYALPTVLSGTMVAIGLFFGLLGLPDSIVSAAYLVAILFGGYLPARNGWAIIRSARELDMNVLVVIAVAGAVAIGRLEEAAAVVFLFSLGNTLQGYTFERTRSSIRALMELAPDEAVVRRDGREEVLSVQDIRIGDVVIVRPGERVPVDGRILEGTTFVNQAAITGESVPVEKKPGDEVLAGSINGMGALEVEVTRAAQDNTVSRIIRLVEQAQTQRAPSQQTVDRFARYYTPIVITAAILVAIVPPLGLHQPFNKWLYEALAMLLVACPCALVISTPVAVVAALGNAARNGVLIKGGGYLEEAGTLSVVAFDKTGTLTVGEPRVTDVVPLTATAQEVIQVAAAIEARSEHPLGEAITKYAKDAGIDAPAVSGFRSVPGRGAQGNIGDKRYHIGSERFIAELGISLAAARKDIARLQSCGKTVIIVGDDKRVLGLIATADTLREHSRAAVSKLKQLGIRKTVMLTGDNESTASAVGREVGIDEFRADLLPEGKLDVIRDLLAKYGKVAMVGDGVNDAPAMAASTVGIAMGAAGTDAALETADIALMADDLLKLPYTVKLSRKAVSIIRQNIAFSLLLKGIILLLVIPGWLTMWLAVAGDTGTSLLVTLNSMRLLRARD, from the coding sequence ATGGACAAAGCTGTAACAATTCCAGATGCTGCGTTTTCGGCCGACATCTATGTCAGGGGAATAGACTGCCCTGATTGTGCGGCCAGGGTAGAGCAGGCAGTTAAAGGGTTACCCGGGGTAATTAACGCCAAGGTGCTGGTGAGGTCCAGCAAGCTGGCTTTTCTGTATGACCCGGCTCTGATCGAGGTTGAACAGGTAGTCTCCAAAGTGAGTGAATTGGGATACACAACAACAAAGGCGGAGGGGTGTTCAAACACCGGTGCTTTAGCCGAGGGTATTACCAGCACTATTCGAATTTTCGGCCTCGATTGCGGGGATTGTGCTGCCAAGCTGGAAACGGGTCTGAGGCGAATTCCCGGTGTAAAACGAGCTGTTGTTAACCTTGCTCTTTCCAAGGTTGAGGTTGACCACAGCGGACCGTTGCCGGAAATCCTAAAGACCATTGAAGCTATGGGTTACACGGCAAAGCTAGAAGATAGACGCCTTAAGTCAGGGTTTGACGGGCAAAACACTGCCACTAGCAAGTATGCGTTGCCAACGGTTTTATCCGGAACTATGGTAGCGATAGGATTATTTTTCGGTCTTCTCGGTCTGCCCGATTCGATAGTAAGTGCTGCTTATTTGGTCGCCATCTTGTTTGGGGGATATTTACCTGCCCGAAACGGTTGGGCGATCATCAGGAGTGCCAGAGAACTTGACATGAACGTATTAGTAGTGATTGCCGTCGCGGGAGCGGTCGCTATAGGGCGCCTGGAAGAGGCGGCAGCGGTGGTATTCTTGTTCTCGCTCGGTAACACTTTACAGGGTTACACTTTCGAAAGGACCAGGAGTTCAATCAGAGCCTTGATGGAACTCGCACCCGACGAGGCAGTCGTTCGGCGGGACGGGCGTGAGGAGGTACTGTCAGTGCAGGATATCCGGATTGGAGATGTAGTAATAGTGCGCCCGGGTGAGCGTGTGCCCGTAGATGGCAGGATATTGGAGGGAACTACTTTTGTCAACCAAGCTGCCATAACCGGAGAGTCGGTGCCGGTGGAAAAGAAACCCGGTGATGAGGTCTTAGCAGGAAGTATTAACGGAATGGGGGCTCTTGAGGTTGAGGTCACCAGAGCTGCCCAGGACAACACGGTATCGAGGATCATCCGTTTGGTAGAACAAGCGCAGACCCAGCGGGCTCCTTCACAGCAAACAGTAGATAGGTTTGCCCGCTACTATACTCCAATCGTCATAACAGCAGCAATCCTGGTTGCAATAGTTCCCCCTTTGGGATTACACCAGCCTTTTAACAAGTGGCTGTATGAGGCTTTGGCCATGTTGCTGGTCGCTTGTCCTTGTGCCCTTGTCATCTCGACTCCGGTTGCTGTAGTGGCGGCGTTGGGGAATGCGGCCAGAAACGGGGTCTTGATAAAGGGTGGAGGTTACCTAGAAGAGGCCGGAACTCTTTCTGTTGTTGCCTTTGACAAGACCGGCACCTTGACGGTGGGAGAACCGAGAGTAACTGATGTGGTTCCGCTAACGGCCACAGCTCAGGAAGTAATCCAGGTTGCAGCTGCTATTGAAGCGCGGTCGGAGCATCCTTTAGGCGAGGCCATAACGAAATACGCCAAGGACGCAGGAATTGACGCGCCTGCCGTTAGCGGGTTTAGATCCGTTCCAGGGCGGGGAGCACAGGGAAACATAGGTGATAAGCGGTACCACATCGGGAGTGAACGCTTCATTGCCGAACTTGGGATTAGCCTTGCGGCAGCCCGAAAAGACATTGCAAGGTTGCAGTCGTGTGGCAAAACGGTAATAATTGTGGGAGATGATAAGAGAGTCCTCGGGCTTATTGCGACAGCGGATACCTTGCGCGAACACAGCCGCGCGGCAGTCAGTAAACTGAAACAGCTAGGGATAAGGAAAACGGTGATGCTAACCGGGGACAACGAATCTACGGCAAGCGCTGTTGGTCGCGAGGTAGGGATTGACGAATTTAGAGCGGACTTGTTACCCGAGGGGAAACTGGACGTTATCAGAGACCTTTTGGCCAAATATGGTAAAGTGGCGATGGTAGGCGATGGGGTGAACGATGCTCCGGCCATGGCGGCGTCGACAGTGGGCATCGCAATGGGCGCGGCAGGAACCGATGCTGCTTTAGAAACGGCCGATATTGCCTTAATGGCCGATGATCTCTTAAAGTTACCCTATACGGTGAAGCTGAGCCGAAAAGCCGTGAGTATCATTCGGCAAAATATAGCATTTTCCTTATTATTAAAAGGGATCATCTTGTTGCTGGTAATACCGGGATGGTTGACCATGTGGCTGGCGGTGGCTGGAGATACGGGGACATCGTTGTTGGTGACTCTTAACAGCATGAGGTTACTGCGGGCCCGAGACTAA